One stretch of Cydia fagiglandana chromosome 18, ilCydFagi1.1, whole genome shotgun sequence DNA includes these proteins:
- the LOC134673529 gene encoding DNA-directed RNA polymerase II subunit RPB7 yields MFYHISLEHEILLHPRYFGPQLLDTVKQKLYTEVEGTCTGKYGFVIAVTTIDNIGAGLIQPGQGFVVYPIKYKAIVFRPFKGEVLDAIVTQVNKVGMFAQIGPLSCFISHHSIPADMEFCPNVNPPCYKSKQEDNVIQEEDVIRLKIVGTRVDATGIFAIGTLMDDYLGLVTQ; encoded by the exons ATGTTTTATCAC atATCCTTGGAACATGAAATATTGCTTCATCCGCGGTATTTTGGACCACAATTGTTGGATACTGTAAAACAAAAACTATACACTGAAGTAGAGGGAACATGCACGGGAAA GTACGGTTTTGTGATAGCTGTCACCACAATAGATAATATAGGCGCAGGCCTCATACAGCCAGGGCAAGGCTTTGTAGTATATCCAATCAAATATAAGGCCATAGTTTTCCGGCCATTCAAGGGTGAAGTGCTTGATGCTATTGTCACACAAGTTAACAAG GTTGGAATGTTTGCTCAAATCGGACCCCTTAGTTGTTTTATATCTCATCAT TCCATTCCAGCAGATATGGAGTTCTGCCCAAATGTGAACCCCCCCTGTTATAAGAGCAAGCAGGAAGACAATGTGATTCAGGAGGAAGATGTCATTAGACTGAAGATTGTGGGCACCAGGGTTGATGCCACTGGTATT TTTGCTATTGGAACATTGATGGATGACTATTTAGGATTAGTAACACAGTGA